In the genome of Apodemus sylvaticus chromosome 2, mApoSyl1.1, whole genome shotgun sequence, one region contains:
- the Gkn2 gene encoding gastrokine-2 gives MKALVAFLVVLSIFGIQSQAEENFNIFVPSNNGGNVQETVTIDNQQNTATITIHSGSCSSTTIFDYKHGYIASRVLSRRACYVIKMDHKAIPALDKLQRYLYEKQTMNAMDSSEYTWVRYNPLKSLLTKIDWFLFGSPIEQLCKNIPLYEGEVATKPKEVSTGACAKVGLLGILGISICGGVHL, from the exons ATGAAAGCCCTG GTGGCATTTCTGGTGGTGCTGTCCATCTTTGGCATACAGTCACAGGCAGAGGAG AATTTTAACATCTTCGTCCCAAGCAACAATGGCGGCAACGTCCAGGAGACAGTGACCATTGACAACCAGCAGAACACGGCCACCATCACCATCCACTCAGGCTCATGCTCTTCGACCACAATTTTTGACTACAAGCAT GGTTACATCGCATCCCGGGTGCTCTCCCGGAGAGCCTGCTATGTCATCAAGATGGACCACAAAGCCATCCCCGCCCTGGACAAACTCCAACGGTACCTCTACGAGAAACAG ACAATGAATGCCATGGACTCCTCAGAGTATACCTGGGTCAGGTACAACCCTCTGAAGTCTCTGCTCACGAAGATAGACTGGTTCCTGTTTGGGTCACCTATTGAGCAGCTATGCAAGAACATCCCTCTGTATGAGGGGGAGGTGGCTACAAAGCCAA AAGAGGTGAGCACTGGAGCCTGTGCAAAGGTGGGGCTCCTGGGGATCCTGGGAATCTCCATCTGTGGAGGAGTTCACCTTTAA
- the LOC127677526 gene encoding LOW QUALITY PROTEIN: gastrokine-3-like (The sequence of the model RefSeq protein was modified relative to this genomic sequence to represent the inferred CDS: substituted 1 base at 1 genomic stop codon) codes for MPLHXLKRHNMKCLIAPSILVTIFLAPTLARTNTSGSHPLHGSVGTQAIHVDTLRGMVSIQDNNLLSEWNGIMDYKNALLAVKLFSKMACVLAKMDPAAFPSLDDMTQALGKQASGHYPPTRGLTYTVLPSRIKNLAQYGAPVKDLCRAVPAYFAQQRKEGTALAMDPNSCSELQLLSFMGLSICGEIPGL; via the exons ATGCCATTGCATTAGCTGAAGAGACACAACATGAAATGCCTT ATTGCACCTTCCATTCTTGTGACCATCTTCCTAGCTCCAACTCTGGCACGGACG aacaCCAGTGGCAGTCATCCTCTGCATGGCTCTGTGGGGACCCAGGCCATCCATGTTGATACCCTCCGAGGTATGGTCAGCATCCAAGACAACAACCTTCTGAGTGAATGGAACGGAATCATGGACTACAAGAAC GCCCTCCTGGCAGTTAAGCTGTTTAGCAAGATGGCCTGTGTCCTGGCCAAGATGGACCCAGCAGCCTTTCCAAGTTTGGATGATAtgacccaggccctgggcaagCAG GCTTCCGGTCACTACCCACCTACGCGTGGACTGACCTACACAGTTTTACCCAGCCGAATCAAAAACTTGGCCCAATACGGAGCGCCAGTCAAAGACCTGTGCAGAGCGGTCCCTGCCTACTTTGCTCAGCAGCGAAAAGAAG GCACCGCTCTGGCGATGGACCCAAACTCCTGTTCTGAGCTCCAGCTTCTATCCTTCATGGGACTGTCCATCTGTGGTGAGATCCCTGGGCTCTGA